Proteins encoded in a region of the Takifugu flavidus isolate HTHZ2018 chromosome 10, ASM371156v2, whole genome shotgun sequence genome:
- the LOC130532688 gene encoding E3 ubiquitin-protein ligase RNF19A-like isoform X2: protein MSLQKHQQLGTGNSGVMGSDRDLQSTASSISLPSVKKAPKKRRLSLASFFRRRSREHKSGRQRSRELQHPGPGGLGGVDGIASIESIHSEMCNDKNSAFFSAAGPGVASAAAAAAAAAAAAAAAAAAASTSSAAGASSSTSSSTKVGGGAGPELLECPLCLLHHSRESFPDIMTCHHRSCIDCLRQYLRIEISESRVNISCPECSERFNPHDICIILGDRALMDKYEEFMLRRWLVADPDCRWCPAPDCGYAVIAFGCASCPKITCGRDGCGTEFCYHCKQLWHPNQTCDAARQQRAQSLRLRTVRSSSLSHSQESGAAADDIKPCPRCAAYIIKMNDGSCNHMTCAVCGCEFCWLCMKEISDLHYLSPSGCTFWGKKPWSRKKKILWQLGTLVGAPVGIALIAGIAIPAMIIGIPVYVGRKIHNRYEGKDISNHKRNLVIAGGVTLSVLVSPVVAAVTVGIGVPIMLAYVYGVVPISLCRSGGCGVSAGNGKGVRIEFDDENEMNVGSGAAATDTTSVADTRNNPSIGEGSVSGLTGSLSASGSHMDRLGAIRDNLSETASTIALAGASITGSLSGSAMVNYLNRLEVQADVQKERCSLSGESGTVSLGTISDNASTKAMAGSILNAYMPLDRDGNSMEVQVDIESKPSKLRHHSGSSSVDDGSHAGRCGWTCPANGCPSSEAKGTSTKWAKEASCSSSSTSGGKKSKGKLRKKGSGSTKINETREDMDAQLLEQRSTNSSEFDSPSLSGSLPSVADSHSSHFSEFSCSDLESMKTSCSHGSAGGDYHTRFATVSPLPEVENDRLEICPASSSSFLLLQGVVIAPLSPTASLGHGTDVSSLCFITEEHLNTVCPAELDSNSNTRELPKETNNNHHHQPQHPVQTQQQLKNSCIQTDI, encoded by the exons ATGAGCCTGCAGAAGCACCAGCAGTTAGGCACCGGGAACAGTGGGGTGATGGGCTCTGACCGGGACCTCCAGTCCACTgcttcctccatctccctcccctctgtgAAGAAAGCCCCCAAGAAAAGACGCCTCTCCCTGGCCTCCTTTTTTAGACGGCGTAGCCGGGAACACAAATCAGGGCGGCAAAGGTCCCGTGAGCTCCAACACCCTGGACCCGGAGGGCTTGGAGGAGTAGATGGCATCGCCAGCATTGAGAGCATCCACTCTGAGATGTGTAACGACAAGAACTCTGCCTTCTTCTCTGCGGCTGGGCCCGGAgtcgcctctgctgctgctgctgctgctgctgctgctgctgctgctgctgctgctgcggctgctgcctCCACTTCATCTGCTGCAGGGGCTTCTtcatccacctcttcctccaccaaAGTGGGGGGTGGGGCGGGGCCTGAGCTCCTGGAGTGCCCTCTGTGCCTTCTGCACCACTCTAGGGAAAGCTTCCCTGATATCATGACCTGTCACCATCGCTCCTGTATCGACTGCCTCCGCCAGTACCTGCGCATTGAGATCTCAGAGTCTCGTGTCAACATTAGCTGCCCCGAATGCTCGGAGCGGTTTAACCCACACGACATCTGCATCATCCTTGGAGACCGGGCGCTCATGGATAAGTATGAGGAGTTCATGTTGAGAAGGTGGCTTGTGGCTGACCCTGACTGCAGGTGGTGCCCCGCGCCAGACTGTGG ATACGCAGTCATAGCGTTTGGATGTGCCAGCTGTCCAAAGATTACATGCGGCAGGGATGGCTGCGGTACAGAGTTTTGTTATCACTGTAAGCAGTTGTGGCACCCTAACCAGACATGTGACGCAGCACGCCAGCAACGGGCCCAGAGCCTTCGCCTGAGGACGGTGCGCTCGTCCTCCCTCAGCCACAGCCAAGAAAGCGGAGCCGCAG CCGACGACATAAAGCCATGTCCACGATGTGCCGCCTACATCATCAAGATGAACGATGGCAGCTGCAATCACATGACCTGCGCCGTCTGCGGCTGCGAGTTCTGCTGGCTGTGCATGAAGGAAATATCAGACCTGCACTACCTGAG TCCATCAGGCTGTACTTTCTGGGGAAAGAAGCCAtggagcaggaagaagaagattcTTTGGCAACTTGGCACACTTGTTGGCGCCCCTGTTGGCATTGCCCTCATTGCTGGCATAGCCATACCTGCCATGATTATTGGCATCCCCGTGTACGTAGGGAGAAAG atCCACAACCGCTACGAAGGCAAAGATATCTCCAATCACAAAAGGAACCTGGTGATTGCTGGAGGAGTGACGCTCTCCGTCCTTGTTTCCCCGGTGGTTGCTGCAGTCACCGTTG GCATCGGCGTTCCCATCATGCTGGCTTACGTCTACGGCGTGGTGCCCATCTCGCTGTGCCGTAGCGGAGGTTGTGGCGTCTCAGCTGGGAATGGCAAAGGCGTTCGCATTGAATTTGACGACGAGAATGAAATGAACGTCGGCAGCGGGGCAGCTGCCACCG ACACCACATCGGTAGCAGACACCAGGAATAACCCCAGTATAGGGGAGGGAAGCGTTAGTGGGCTCACAGGCAGTCTGAGTGCCAGCGGGAGCCACATGGACCGTTTAGGGGCCATCAGGGACAACTTGAGCGAGACAGCCTCCACCATAGCCCTGGCCGGAGCCAGCATCACAGGCAGCCTTTCTGGCAGTGCCATGGTCAATTACCTTAACAG GCTGGAGGTGCAGGCCGACGTGCAGAAGGAGCGCTGCAGCCTGAGCGGTGAGTCTGGCACCGTCAGCCTGGGAACAATCAGTGACAACGCTAGCACCAAAGCAATGGCTGGATCCATTCTTAACGCCTACATGCCCCTTGACAG AGATGGAAACAGTATGGAGGTCCAGGTTGACATTGAATCCAAACCCAGCAAACTGCGACACCACAGCGGCAGTAGCAGCGTCGATGACGGCAGCCACGCGGGCCGCTGTGGGTGGACGTGCCCCGCCAATGGCTGCCCCTCCTCAGAGGCTAAAGGAACCTCCACTAAGTGGGCCAAAGAAGCGTCGTGCTCGTCCTCCTCTACCTCCGGAGGGAAAAAGAGCAAAGGAAAGCTGCGTAAGAAGGGCAGCGGGAGCACCAAGATTAACGAGACCCGGGAGGACATGGACGCTCAGCTTCTGGAGCAGCGCAGCACCAACTCCTCGGAGTTTGACTCTCCATCTCTGAGCGGGAGCCTGCCGTCCGTGGCCGACTCTCACTCCAGCCACTTCTCCGAGTTCAGCTGCTCTGATCTGGAAAGCATGAAGACGTCCTGCAGCCACGGCTCCGCCGGGGGCGACTACCACACACGCTTCGCCACCGTCAGCCCCTTACCGGAGGTAGAGAATGACCGTCTAGAAATTtgccctgcctcctcctcctcct tcctcctcctccaaggAGTTGTGatagctcctctctctcccactgccTCCCTGGGCCATGGCACAGAtgtttcctctctctgcttcatCACCGAGGAGCATCTCAACACGGTGTGTCCTGCTGAGCTGGACTCTAACAGCAACACCAGAGAGCTGCCGAAGGAAACCAACAacaaccaccatcaccaaccACAGCACCCGGTCcagacccagcagcagctcaagaACTCCTGCATCCAGACGGACATATAA
- the LOC130532688 gene encoding E3 ubiquitin-protein ligase RNF19A-like isoform X1, translated as MSLQKHQQLGTGNSGVMGSDRDLQSTASSISLPSVKKAPKKRRLSLASFFRRRSREHKSGRQRSRELQHPGPGGLGGVDGIASIESIHSEMCNDKNSAFFSAAGPGVASAAAAAAAAAAAAAAAAAAASTSSAAGASSSTSSSTKVGGGAGPELLECPLCLLHHSRESFPDIMTCHHRSCIDCLRQYLRIEISESRVNISCPECSERFNPHDICIILGDRALMDKYEEFMLRRWLVADPDCRWCPAPDCGYAVIAFGCASCPKITCGRDGCGTEFCYHCKQLWHPNQTCDAARQQRAQSLRLRTVRSSSLSHSQESGAAADDIKPCPRCAAYIIKMNDGSCNHMTCAVCGCEFCWLCMKEISDLHYLSPSGCTFWGKKPWSRKKKILWQLGTLVGAPVGIALIAGIAIPAMIIGIPVYVGRKIHNRYEGKDISNHKRNLVIAGGVTLSVLVSPVVAAVTVGIGVPIMLAYVYGVVPISLCRSGGCGVSAGNGKGVRIEFDDENEMNVGSGAAATDTTSVADTRNNPSIGEGSVSGLTGSLSASGSHMDRLGAIRDNLSETASTIALAGASITGSLSGSAMVNYLNRLEVQADVQKERCSLSGESGTVSLGTISDNASTKAMAGSILNAYMPLDRDGNSMEVQVDIESKPSKLRHHSGSSSVDDGSHAGRCGWTCPANGCPSSEAKGTSTKWAKEASCSSSSTSGGKKSKGKLRKKGSGSTKINETREDMDAQLLEQRSTNSSEFDSPSLSGSLPSVADSHSSHFSEFSCSDLESMKTSCSHGSAGGDYHTRFATVSPLPEVENDRLEICPASSSSSPPPPPLLSSSASLGHGTDVSSLCFITEEHLNTVCPAELDSNSNTRELPKETNNNHHHQPQHPVQTQQQLKNSCIQTDI; from the exons ATGAGCCTGCAGAAGCACCAGCAGTTAGGCACCGGGAACAGTGGGGTGATGGGCTCTGACCGGGACCTCCAGTCCACTgcttcctccatctccctcccctctgtgAAGAAAGCCCCCAAGAAAAGACGCCTCTCCCTGGCCTCCTTTTTTAGACGGCGTAGCCGGGAACACAAATCAGGGCGGCAAAGGTCCCGTGAGCTCCAACACCCTGGACCCGGAGGGCTTGGAGGAGTAGATGGCATCGCCAGCATTGAGAGCATCCACTCTGAGATGTGTAACGACAAGAACTCTGCCTTCTTCTCTGCGGCTGGGCCCGGAgtcgcctctgctgctgctgctgctgctgctgctgctgctgctgctgctgctgctgcggctgctgcctCCACTTCATCTGCTGCAGGGGCTTCTtcatccacctcttcctccaccaaAGTGGGGGGTGGGGCGGGGCCTGAGCTCCTGGAGTGCCCTCTGTGCCTTCTGCACCACTCTAGGGAAAGCTTCCCTGATATCATGACCTGTCACCATCGCTCCTGTATCGACTGCCTCCGCCAGTACCTGCGCATTGAGATCTCAGAGTCTCGTGTCAACATTAGCTGCCCCGAATGCTCGGAGCGGTTTAACCCACACGACATCTGCATCATCCTTGGAGACCGGGCGCTCATGGATAAGTATGAGGAGTTCATGTTGAGAAGGTGGCTTGTGGCTGACCCTGACTGCAGGTGGTGCCCCGCGCCAGACTGTGG ATACGCAGTCATAGCGTTTGGATGTGCCAGCTGTCCAAAGATTACATGCGGCAGGGATGGCTGCGGTACAGAGTTTTGTTATCACTGTAAGCAGTTGTGGCACCCTAACCAGACATGTGACGCAGCACGCCAGCAACGGGCCCAGAGCCTTCGCCTGAGGACGGTGCGCTCGTCCTCCCTCAGCCACAGCCAAGAAAGCGGAGCCGCAG CCGACGACATAAAGCCATGTCCACGATGTGCCGCCTACATCATCAAGATGAACGATGGCAGCTGCAATCACATGACCTGCGCCGTCTGCGGCTGCGAGTTCTGCTGGCTGTGCATGAAGGAAATATCAGACCTGCACTACCTGAG TCCATCAGGCTGTACTTTCTGGGGAAAGAAGCCAtggagcaggaagaagaagattcTTTGGCAACTTGGCACACTTGTTGGCGCCCCTGTTGGCATTGCCCTCATTGCTGGCATAGCCATACCTGCCATGATTATTGGCATCCCCGTGTACGTAGGGAGAAAG atCCACAACCGCTACGAAGGCAAAGATATCTCCAATCACAAAAGGAACCTGGTGATTGCTGGAGGAGTGACGCTCTCCGTCCTTGTTTCCCCGGTGGTTGCTGCAGTCACCGTTG GCATCGGCGTTCCCATCATGCTGGCTTACGTCTACGGCGTGGTGCCCATCTCGCTGTGCCGTAGCGGAGGTTGTGGCGTCTCAGCTGGGAATGGCAAAGGCGTTCGCATTGAATTTGACGACGAGAATGAAATGAACGTCGGCAGCGGGGCAGCTGCCACCG ACACCACATCGGTAGCAGACACCAGGAATAACCCCAGTATAGGGGAGGGAAGCGTTAGTGGGCTCACAGGCAGTCTGAGTGCCAGCGGGAGCCACATGGACCGTTTAGGGGCCATCAGGGACAACTTGAGCGAGACAGCCTCCACCATAGCCCTGGCCGGAGCCAGCATCACAGGCAGCCTTTCTGGCAGTGCCATGGTCAATTACCTTAACAG GCTGGAGGTGCAGGCCGACGTGCAGAAGGAGCGCTGCAGCCTGAGCGGTGAGTCTGGCACCGTCAGCCTGGGAACAATCAGTGACAACGCTAGCACCAAAGCAATGGCTGGATCCATTCTTAACGCCTACATGCCCCTTGACAG AGATGGAAACAGTATGGAGGTCCAGGTTGACATTGAATCCAAACCCAGCAAACTGCGACACCACAGCGGCAGTAGCAGCGTCGATGACGGCAGCCACGCGGGCCGCTGTGGGTGGACGTGCCCCGCCAATGGCTGCCCCTCCTCAGAGGCTAAAGGAACCTCCACTAAGTGGGCCAAAGAAGCGTCGTGCTCGTCCTCCTCTACCTCCGGAGGGAAAAAGAGCAAAGGAAAGCTGCGTAAGAAGGGCAGCGGGAGCACCAAGATTAACGAGACCCGGGAGGACATGGACGCTCAGCTTCTGGAGCAGCGCAGCACCAACTCCTCGGAGTTTGACTCTCCATCTCTGAGCGGGAGCCTGCCGTCCGTGGCCGACTCTCACTCCAGCCACTTCTCCGAGTTCAGCTGCTCTGATCTGGAAAGCATGAAGACGTCCTGCAGCCACGGCTCCGCCGGGGGCGACTACCACACACGCTTCGCCACCGTCAGCCCCTTACCGGAGGTAGAGAATGACCGTCTAGAAATTtgccctgcctcctcctcctcctctcctcctcctcctcctctcctctcctcctc tgccTCCCTGGGCCATGGCACAGAtgtttcctctctctgcttcatCACCGAGGAGCATCTCAACACGGTGTGTCCTGCTGAGCTGGACTCTAACAGCAACACCAGAGAGCTGCCGAAGGAAACCAACAacaaccaccatcaccaaccACAGCACCCGGTCcagacccagcagcagctcaagaACTCCTGCATCCAGACGGACATATAA